Proteins from a genomic interval of Sphingomonas sp. Y38-1Y:
- a CDS encoding LacI family DNA-binding transcriptional regulator yields MTTIIEVAAVAGVSTATVSRVLTRPDRVAEPTRLRVLEVVETLGYQPNMAARSLRTLRAARILLTVPDISNPFFASVIRGAEEAARDAGYAVVLGDTRHDVEVEDQYADMLLRREVDGLVFLGHRLPERLAALVGQGEGRAPIVNGCEYSPDIGVPSVHIDNAAAAADAMEHLIALGHRSIGIVTGPTISPITRDRLAGAMAAAARVGIEPEVRTGDYSANSAFAAARELIAGGVTAIFCFSDEMALGAIGAVGQAGLSCPGDVSVVGFDDLPLARFCHPALTSVAQPKGAIGRQAIELLVEILRGGAPAAAAVTLAHELVVRGSTAPPRA; encoded by the coding sequence ATGACGACGATCATCGAGGTCGCGGCGGTCGCGGGGGTTTCCACCGCCACGGTCTCGCGTGTGCTGACGCGGCCCGATCGGGTGGCCGAGCCGACGCGGCTTCGCGTGCTCGAAGTCGTCGAGACGCTGGGTTACCAGCCCAACATGGCGGCGCGGAGCCTGCGCACGCTGCGCGCGGCGCGGATCCTGCTGACCGTGCCCGACATCTCGAACCCGTTCTTCGCGAGCGTCATTCGCGGTGCGGAGGAAGCGGCGCGCGACGCAGGCTATGCCGTGGTGCTGGGCGACACGCGCCACGATGTCGAGGTCGAGGACCAATATGCCGACATGTTGCTGCGGCGAGAGGTCGACGGGCTGGTCTTCCTGGGCCATCGGCTGCCCGAGCGGCTGGCGGCTTTGGTCGGGCAGGGCGAGGGGCGGGCGCCGATCGTCAACGGGTGCGAATATTCGCCCGATATCGGCGTGCCGAGCGTGCATATCGACAATGCGGCGGCGGCGGCGGATGCGATGGAGCACCTGATCGCGCTTGGCCACCGCTCGATCGGGATCGTCACCGGACCGACGATCAGCCCGATCACGCGCGATCGCCTTGCCGGGGCGATGGCGGCGGCGGCGCGCGTGGGGATCGAGCCCGAGGTGCGGACCGGCGACTATTCGGCCAACTCCGCCTTTGCCGCGGCGCGCGAGCTGATCGCGGGCGGCGTGACGGCGATCTTCTGCTTCAGCGACGAGATGGCGCTGGGCGCGATCGGTGCGGTGGGGCAGGCGGGGCTGTCCTGCCCCGGCGACGTGTCGGTGGTGGGGTTCGACGACCTGCCGCTCGCCCGCTTCTGTCACCCGGCGCTGACGAGCGTCGCCCAGCCCAAGGGCGCGATCGGGCGGCAGGCGATCGAGTTGCTGGTCGAGATCCTGCGCGGCGGCGCGCCGGCGGCCGCGGCGGTGACGCTGGCGCACGAGCTGGTGGTGCGCGGGAGTACGGCGCCGCCGCGGGCTTGA
- the pdxA gene encoding 4-hydroxythreonine-4-phosphate dehydrogenase PdxA, with product MGDPAGIGPEIVAKAWAARDVHALDPFFAVGDARAIERVWRGPLARIDTPQQAAATFGDALPVMNVADAGDVVPGRPDVDGARCALQSLELAMGLTQAGAACALVTGPVSKSQLYSIGFHYPGQTEFVSERCGIAHANAVMMLAGPTLRVVPITTHVPLSAVRGLLTVDLVLAKARATVRGLTRNFGIERPRLAFAGLNPHAGEGGALGDEEIAVLEPAIAILRDEGVDAIGPLAADTMFHARARATYDAALCCYHDQALIPLKTLHFDEGVNLTLGLPIVRTSPDHGTAFAIAGTNTAEPGAMIAAIRMAAQAAERRRIYDAA from the coding sequence ATGGGCGACCCGGCGGGGATCGGGCCGGAAATCGTCGCCAAGGCCTGGGCGGCGCGCGACGTCCACGCGCTCGACCCCTTCTTCGCGGTCGGCGACGCGCGCGCGATCGAGCGCGTGTGGCGCGGTCCGCTGGCTCGGATCGACACGCCGCAGCAGGCCGCCGCGACGTTTGGCGACGCGCTGCCGGTGATGAACGTGGCCGATGCCGGCGACGTCGTGCCCGGCCGCCCCGATGTCGACGGCGCCCGCTGTGCGCTGCAGAGCCTCGAGCTCGCGATGGGCCTGACCCAGGCGGGTGCCGCCTGCGCGCTCGTCACCGGGCCGGTTTCCAAGTCGCAGCTCTATTCGATCGGTTTCCACTATCCGGGCCAGACCGAGTTCGTGTCGGAGCGGTGCGGGATCGCCCATGCCAATGCGGTGATGATGCTCGCCGGTCCGACCCTTCGCGTCGTGCCGATCACCACCCATGTGCCGCTGTCCGCGGTGCGCGGGCTGCTGACCGTCGACCTCGTCCTTGCCAAGGCGCGCGCGACCGTGCGCGGCCTGACCCGCAATTTCGGGATCGAGCGGCCGCGCCTCGCCTTTGCCGGGCTCAACCCGCATGCGGGCGAAGGCGGCGCGCTGGGCGACGAGGAGATTGCGGTGCTCGAGCCCGCGATCGCGATCCTGCGCGACGAGGGCGTCGACGCGATCGGGCCGCTCGCCGCCGACACGATGTTCCACGCCCGCGCGCGCGCCACCTATGACGCCGCGCTCTGCTGCTATCACGACCAGGCGCTGATCCCGTTGAAGACGTTGCATTTCGACGAGGGCGTCAACCTGACCCTCGGGCTGCCCATCGTCCGCACCTCGCCCGATCACGGCACCGCCTTTGCGATCGCGGGCACCAACACCGCCGAGCCGGGCGCGATGATCGCCGCGATCCGCATGGCGGCGCAGGCGGCCGAGCGCCGCCGAATCTACGACGCCGCGTGA
- the rsmA gene encoding 16S rRNA (adenine(1518)-N(6)/adenine(1519)-N(6))-dimethyltransferase RsmA: MTRPDLPPLREVIARHGLTASKALGQNFLFDGQLLDRIARVPGNLDGTEVLEIGPGPGGLTRALLGAGARVTAIERDRRCIPALAELGEAYPDRLRVIEGDALAIDHRTLFAGAPHIVANLPYNVGTELFVGWLSTEWRPWWQSLTLMFQREVADRIVAPAGSDAYGRLAVLAQWRSIPRIAMPVHRSAFTPPPKVMSAVVHVVPADAPEGVRLPTLERLTAAAFGQRRKMLRTSLKGVPGAVEAAERIGIELTRRAETVSVAEFCALAKALG, from the coding sequence GTGACCCGCCCCGACTTGCCGCCGCTTCGCGAGGTCATCGCCAGGCACGGCCTGACCGCCAGCAAGGCGCTCGGCCAGAACTTCCTGTTCGACGGCCAGTTGCTCGACCGCATCGCGCGGGTGCCCGGCAATCTCGACGGCACCGAGGTGCTGGAGATCGGGCCCGGCCCCGGCGGCCTCACCCGCGCGCTGCTCGGCGCGGGGGCCCGCGTCACCGCGATCGAGCGCGACCGCCGCTGCATTCCCGCCCTCGCCGAACTGGGCGAAGCCTATCCAGATCGCCTGCGCGTGATCGAGGGCGACGCGCTGGCGATCGACCACCGCACGCTGTTCGCCGGCGCGCCGCACATCGTCGCCAACCTCCCCTATAATGTCGGAACCGAGTTGTTCGTCGGCTGGCTCAGCACCGAATGGCGGCCCTGGTGGCAGAGCCTGACGCTCATGTTTCAGCGCGAGGTCGCTGACCGCATCGTCGCGCCCGCGGGCAGCGACGCCTATGGCCGGCTGGCGGTGCTGGCGCAGTGGCGCTCGATCCCGCGCATTGCGATGCCCGTCCACCGCTCGGCCTTCACCCCCCCGCCCAAGGTGATGTCCGCGGTCGTCCATGTCGTGCCCGCCGACGCGCCGGAGGGCGTGCGGCTCCCGACGCTTGAGCGCCTGACCGCCGCCGCGTTCGGCCAGCGACGCAAGATGCTGCGCACCAGCCTCAAGGGCGTGCCCGGCGCGGTCGAGGCAGCTGAGAGGATCGGCATCGAGCTGACCCGTCGCGCGGAGACGGTGAGCGTCGCGGAATTCTGCGCGCTGGCGAAGGCGCTGGGCTAG
- a CDS encoding peptidylprolyl isomerase, protein MVAGLLLAGAAGIGAAQTVGDQAQTPQAGLNLPQNLQIFGKADPNIRKPTAIVNDAVITGTDVDQRMSMITGLRGIQVREEERDQLRLQVLRQLIDETLQIQEAKNNEITVSPQEIEQSFTRVSRNFERNPEQMRAYLTQIGSSERSLKRQIEGELAWQRLLRRRVEPFISVGDEEVKAIIDRLEQAKGTEEYNLREVYLSAPPERAAEVGEAMKTMVAKMREGAPFEYFATNFSEATTKSVGGDLGWVRPAMIPPQLAAAASSMQVGQIAGPIEVPGGYSLLYLVDKRTVLGADPRDAKLSLRQLALKFPAGLNQAQLQARAADFAKATQAIQGCGNVSKVAQTIGAEVVDNDAIRIRDLPPQLQDIMLKLQVGQATPPFGSPEDGVRVLVLCGRDDPRVAAQPSAAQIQQGLEQERVNLRAQRMLRDLRRDAIVEYR, encoded by the coding sequence ATGGTGGCGGGCCTGCTGCTCGCCGGGGCGGCGGGCATTGGCGCGGCGCAGACCGTGGGCGATCAGGCGCAGACGCCGCAGGCGGGCCTCAACCTGCCCCAGAATCTCCAGATCTTCGGCAAGGCCGATCCGAACATCCGCAAGCCCACCGCGATCGTCAACGACGCGGTCATCACCGGCACCGACGTCGATCAGCGGATGAGCATGATCACCGGTCTTCGTGGCATTCAGGTCCGTGAGGAGGAGCGCGACCAGCTCCGGCTTCAGGTGCTGCGCCAGCTGATCGACGAGACGCTCCAGATCCAGGAAGCCAAGAACAACGAGATCACCGTCTCCCCGCAGGAGATCGAGCAGAGCTTCACCCGCGTCTCGCGCAATTTCGAGCGCAATCCGGAGCAGATGCGCGCGTACCTGACGCAGATCGGCTCGTCGGAGCGGTCGCTGAAGCGCCAGATCGAGGGCGAGCTCGCGTGGCAGCGCCTGCTGCGCCGCCGGGTCGAGCCGTTCATCAGCGTCGGCGACGAAGAGGTCAAGGCGATCATCGACCGCCTCGAACAGGCCAAGGGCACCGAGGAATACAACCTCCGCGAAGTCTATCTCTCCGCCCCGCCCGAGCGCGCGGCCGAAGTGGGCGAGGCGATGAAGACCATGGTCGCCAAGATGCGCGAAGGCGCGCCGTTCGAGTATTTCGCCACCAACTTCTCCGAAGCGACGACCAAGTCGGTCGGCGGCGACCTTGGCTGGGTGCGCCCGGCGATGATCCCGCCGCAGCTCGCCGCCGCCGCCTCGAGCATGCAAGTCGGCCAGATCGCCGGCCCGATCGAGGTGCCGGGCGGCTATTCGCTCCTTTACCTCGTCGACAAGCGCACCGTGCTCGGCGCCGACCCGCGCGATGCCAAGCTGAGCCTGCGCCAGCTCGCGCTCAAGTTCCCCGCCGGTCTCAACCAGGCCCAGCTTCAGGCGCGCGCCGCCGATTTCGCCAAGGCGACGCAGGCGATCCAGGGCTGCGGCAACGTCAGCAAGGTGGCGCAGACGATCGGTGCCGAGGTCGTCGACAACGACGCGATCCGCATCCGCGACCTGCCGCCCCAGCTGCAGGACATCATGCTGAAGCTTCAGGTCGGCCAGGCGACGCCGCCCTTCGGTTCGCCCGAGGATGGCGTCCGCGTGCTGGTGCTCTGCGGCCGCGACGATCCGCGTGTCGCCGCCCAGCCGTCGGCCGCGCAGATCCAGCAGGGCCTGGAGCAGGAGCGCGTCAATCTGCGCGCCCAGCGCATGCTGCGCGATCTTCGCCGCGACGCGATCGTCGAGTATCGCTGA